TGTTCGGCTCCGGCGACTACTCCATGCGCGTTTGGCTCGATCCGCAGAAGGTCGCCGAGCTCGGCCTGTCGGCGGGCGACATCGTGCGCGAGATCGAGGGGCAGAACGTCCAGGTCGCGGCGGGCGTGATCGGCTCGTCGCCGGGCGTGTCCGGGCTCGATCTGCAACTCTCGGTCAACGCCCAGGGCCGGCTGCAAAGCGTCGAGCAGTTCGGCGACATCGTGATCAAGGACGGCCCGAACGGCCAGATCGTGCGGCTGCGTGACGTTGCGCGCATCGAGCTCGGCGCCGCCGAGTACGCGCTGCGCTCGCTGCTCAACAACAAGGCCGCCGTGGCCGTGCCGGTGTTCCAGTCGCCGGGCTCGAACGCGATCGCGATCTCCGACCAGGTCCGCACGGTCATGGACGAGATCAAGGCGACCATGCCGGAAGGCGTGGACTACGAGATCGTCTACGACACCACGCAGTTCGTGCGCGCGTCGATCGACGCGGTCGTCCACACCCTGCTCGAAGCCGTCGTCCTGGTCGTGCTGGTCGTCATCCTGTTCCTGCAGACCTGGCGCGCCTCGATCATCCCGCTGCTGGCCGTGCCGGTCTCGATCGTCGGCACGTTTGGCGTGATGCATCTGTTCGGATTCTCGGTCAACGCGCTCAGCCTGTTCGGCCTCGTCCTGGCGATCGGCATCGTGGTCGACGACGCGATCGTCGTGGTCGAGAACGTCGAGCGCAACATCGAGAACGGCCTGCGTCCCTACGAGGCGACCTACAAGGCGATGCGCGAGGTATCCGGTCCGATCATCGCGATCGCGCTGGTCCTGGTCGCGGTCTTCGTGCCGCTCGCTTTCATCAGCGGCCTGACCGGCCAGTTCTACCGCCAGTTCGCGCTCACCATCGCGATCTCGACGGTGATCTCGGCGGTCAACTCGCTGACCTTGTCGCCGGCGCTGGCTGCCTTGCTCCTCAAGGAGCACGGCGCGCCGAAGGATGCCCTGACCCGATTCATGGACAAGACGTTGGGCTGGCTGTTCCGTGGCTTCAACGTCGTGTTCGGACGCGGCTCGGAGGCCTACGGCCGGAGCGTCGGCACGATCCTGACGCGCAAGACCGTGATGATGGGCATCTATCTCGCCCTGATCGCGGTGACCTTCGGCCTGTTCAAGACCATCCCCGGCGGCTTCGTGCCGGGCCAGGACAAGCAGTATCTCGTCGGCTTCGCGCAGCTCCCGGACGGCGCCACGCTCGACCGCAGCGAGGAGGTCATCCGCCGGATGAGCGACATCGCCCTGGCGCAGCCGGGCGTCGACAACGCCATCGCGTTTCCCGGCCTGTCGATCAACGGCTTCACCAACAGCTCCAACGCCGGCATCGTGTTCGTCGGGCTCAAGGACTTCGAGGAGCGCACGACGCCGGAGCTGAGCGGCAACGCGATCGCCATGGCGCTGAACCAACAATATGCGGGCATCCAGGAAGCCTTCATCGCCATGTTCCCGCCGCCGCCGGTTCAGGGCCTGGGCACGATCGGCGGCTTCAAGCTCCAGCTCGAGGACCGGACCGGGCAAGGCTACGAGGCGCTCGACGAGGTGACGTCGGCGTTCCTGGCGCGGGCGGCGCAGGCGCCGGAACTGGCGGGCCTGTTCACGGGCTACCAGGTCAACGTGCCGCAGATCTTTGCCGACATCGACCGGACCAAGGCGCGGCAGCTGGGCGTCGAGATCACGGACGTGTTCGAGACGATGCAGATCTATCTGGGCTCGCTCTACGTCAACGACTTCAACCTGTTCGGCCGGACCTACTCGGTCCGCGTCCAGGCGGACGCGCCGTTCCGCGCCCATCCCGAGGATATCGGCGAGTTGAAGGTACGCTCGTCCAGCGGCGAAATGGTTCCGCTGGCGGCGCTGCTCAACATCGGCACGAGCGCCGGCCCGGAGCGGGCGATGCGCTACAACGGGTTTCTTTCGGCCGATATCAACGGCGCGGCGGCGCCCGGCTACTCGACCGGGCAGGCTCAGGATGCGATCGAGCGGATCGCGGCGGAGACGCTGCCGCCGGGCTTCGACTTCGAGTGGACCGAGCTGACCTATCAGGAGATCCTGGCCGGCAACTCGGGAATCTGGGTGTTTCCGATCGCGCTCCTGCTCGTCTTCCTGGTGCTGGCCGCCCAGTACGAGAGCCTGACCCTGCCGCTCGCGATCATCATGATCGTGCCCATGGGCCTGCTCGCGGCGCTGACCGGCGTATGGCTGACGGCGGGCGACAACAACATCTTCACCCAGATAGGCCTCGTCGTGCTGGTCGGCCTATCCGCCAAGAACGCGATCCTGATCGTCGAGTTCGCCCGTGAACTGGAGTACGCCGGTAGGAATCCCGTCCAGGCGGCGATCGAGGCGAGCCGGCTCCGGCTGCGGCCGATCCTGATGACGTCGCTCGCCTTCATCATGGGCGTCGTGCCGCTCGTCCTCTCGACCGGCGCCGGCGCGGAGATGCGCCAGGCGATGGGCATCGCGGTGTTCGCCGGCATGATCGGCGTCACCGCCTTCGGCCTGTTCCTGACGCCGGTCTTCTACGTCCTGATCCGCCGGATGACCGGCAATCGGCCGTTGCGGCAGCACGGCCAGGTCGAGGCGCCGACCCTGCATGCGATGCCGGCGGAATGATGCGGTCCGGTCAGGCTGACGGCGGTCTGGCCGGAACTAATGGCGGTCGGAGCTTCCTCCGGCCGCCCTGCGCTCCCATCTGCTGACCATCCCGATTCGCATGCGCGACAAGGAGGCCCGTCCCGTGGCTCAACATCGTCAGCTCAAGCTGGGCGCCTTCATGCGCCCGGCCAGCATCCACACCGGCGCATGGCGCTATCCCGGCGCCTTTCCCGACGCCAACTTCAATTTCGAGCACCTCAAGCGCTTCGCCCAGACGCTCGAGCGCGGCCGGTTCGACGCCTTCTTCATGGCCGACCATCTGGCCGTGCTGAACATGCCGATGAAGGCGCTCAAGCGCAGCCACACCGTCACGTCGTTCGATCCGTTGACCCTGCTGCCCGCGCTCGCGGTCGCGACCGAGCATCTCGGCCTCGTGGCGACCGCCTCGACGACCTACAACGAGCCCTACCACATCGCCCGCAAGTTCGCCTCGCTCGACCATCTGAGCGGCGGCCGCGCCGGCTGGAACGTGGTCACGTCGGGCAACCCGACGGAGTCGAAGAATTTCGGTCTGGAGGAGCATGTCGAGCACGACGCCCGCTA
Above is a genomic segment from Geminicoccaceae bacterium SCSIO 64248 containing:
- a CDS encoding multidrug efflux RND transporter permease subunit, with amino-acid sequence MNLSKFFIDRPIFAGVLSVLIFVAGALALRALPVSEYPEVVPPQIVVTAEYPGANPRVIAETVATPIEEQINGVEGMLYMSSQATTDGVMTLTVTFRLGTDPDQAQQLVQNRVSQAEPRLPEEVRALGVTTIKSSPDLMMVVHLLSPNDRYDMTYLRNYAVLNVKDRLARIDGVGQVQLFGSGDYSMRVWLDPQKVAELGLSAGDIVREIEGQNVQVAAGVIGSSPGVSGLDLQLSVNAQGRLQSVEQFGDIVIKDGPNGQIVRLRDVARIELGAAEYALRSLLNNKAAVAVPVFQSPGSNAIAISDQVRTVMDEIKATMPEGVDYEIVYDTTQFVRASIDAVVHTLLEAVVLVVLVVILFLQTWRASIIPLLAVPVSIVGTFGVMHLFGFSVNALSLFGLVLAIGIVVDDAIVVVENVERNIENGLRPYEATYKAMREVSGPIIAIALVLVAVFVPLAFISGLTGQFYRQFALTIAISTVISAVNSLTLSPALAALLLKEHGAPKDALTRFMDKTLGWLFRGFNVVFGRGSEAYGRSVGTILTRKTVMMGIYLALIAVTFGLFKTIPGGFVPGQDKQYLVGFAQLPDGATLDRSEEVIRRMSDIALAQPGVDNAIAFPGLSINGFTNSSNAGIVFVGLKDFEERTTPELSGNAIAMALNQQYAGIQEAFIAMFPPPPVQGLGTIGGFKLQLEDRTGQGYEALDEVTSAFLARAAQAPELAGLFTGYQVNVPQIFADIDRTKARQLGVEITDVFETMQIYLGSLYVNDFNLFGRTYSVRVQADAPFRAHPEDIGELKVRSSSGEMVPLAALLNIGTSAGPERAMRYNGFLSADINGAAAPGYSTGQAQDAIERIAAETLPPGFDFEWTELTYQEILAGNSGIWVFPIALLLVFLVLAAQYESLTLPLAIIMIVPMGLLAALTGVWLTAGDNNIFTQIGLVVLVGLSAKNAILIVEFARELEYAGRNPVQAAIEASRLRLRPILMTSLAFIMGVVPLVLSTGAGAEMRQAMGIAVFAGMIGVTAFGLFLTPVFYVLIRRMTGNRPLRQHGQVEAPTLHAMPAE